Part of the Prunus dulcis chromosome 8, ALMONDv2, whole genome shotgun sequence genome is shown below.
TTAAGCTTTCATTCGAAAATAAAACTCTTGTGGTTTTTAATTGTAGGTCCATTCCGACATAAGTTTCTAAGAGCATTGCTTCCGTTCTGGTCAACTGCATTGCCAACTCTACCAGTGACTGCACCCCAGCGGAAAGATGGATCGATTGCAAATGATGTCCCCGAGGGTCGTGCCCGTCATCAAAGATCATCAAGAATGGATCCAAGAAAAATCCTTCTTGTGATAGCAATCATGTAATGTCTGCGTATCCCACTTTTCCTTAATTGCAAGTTTACTTTTAATTCTCCCTGGGCAAGGAAGGTCCGGAGGCCTGATTAATGTTTTGCACCTAGCTTAACTTGTGGGATTCTGAGATCTGCTTTAGGGTGGGTAAGGAAGGCGGGCCATTTGTTTAAAGTGCCATGCTTGCCCATGATTTTGGGGTTTAAGTTGCTCTTGGACAATCGAGACCCCTGCTTTTCTGGATCTTCCTTTCTTGCACCTGCTGATATAATAAACAGATTAGATGAGAGTATGTTGGCTATCTAATCCCTATTTAGGGACTGAACCAAAGCACAATCCTTGTCTTCATTATGCTTACTCAATTCTTAACGCAAGGAGAAGGCAATGTTTGCAATACGGCATATAAAACAAGCCGCACTCTACTAATGCATTTGTTTCACAATCTTGCGCAGGGCATGCATGGCGACTATGGGTATTTTGTATTACAGATTAGTGCAACGGGGTTTTGGTGATGAGATACCTGAAAACGAGCAGGAGTAATTACTATTATATATGGTGTGTGGTGGAAATCAGGCGATGGTGTACACGTCTCTCTGATCCTGCTGCTcaatgttgttttttttttgcttgtcTGGACCTGCTTCATGTTCTTAGTGAAACATACAAACGGACAGCGGAAATTTACATTTCAGCGTTGATCACAGTGAAACGTTATAAATGGATTCCTTTGTTCATTATCTCTCCTTCACCGTTGGTTTTCTGCATCTATATGAAGTTGAATTGGAGAAGCAGGTTTAAGTGCAAAGAGGTTTTGTTTGAACTGTGTATTTTGTAATCATCTGTTGATTCTATTTGATCAATATACCTGCAAGAAGGAGAGCTGCCCAGATTGTAGCtatttcttgttcttttattgtCGAATAGCTATTTCTTGTTCTAATTTCTATATTTAGTGGGATTAAGGGGATATGATAGAATTGCAAAATGAATTCTTACGAACTCTAACGTGCACAAACATTTTGTTCTTTAGATTCTTACATCATATACtctctaaatttttttggttcaatcGTTTCAAGTCCTTTCTTAGAGGGGTGATTTTGCAATTCGTGTTTTGCTTCTTCCCTCAACGGGGCTGGCTCCTCTTGGGGGGTTTAGAAATGAAGAGCATCCAGTATAGGAAAGCCAAATGTAGACCATGATAACGAAATGTTGTGTCAAAATAATCGAAAGCAACCGTAAACTTATGAGGTTTGATAATACATGGAAGAGAGCAaattcataaaagaaaagatatcAGTTGGCTTCGATTCTCAAACTAATTTCTCTCCCGTCGGTCTCAcctataaaatttcaaatttatttccaATATTGACCCATAAAAACCCTGAGCAGCAATGCGATGGACAAGACAACCCAAATACTAAGCCAAGCATGTTCCATATAAAATTgatccattttttattttataaattgacAAACAATAGCATATTTGCAAAACTATTTAGAATGAGATAATTCACGACAACCAAGTTACGTCACCATTAGACTAAATGCTAGTTGATTGAATTTAAGTCTAACTTCACATCAATTGTTATACATTCATATATAACAGCGCTCAAGCGCTAACCAGTTAGTAAGTTATTACACTAACCAATCATTTGGACATAATCCGAgttataatttcataattcGAACTGTTCATTTTTTAGAGTAAATTTTTGTAGAGGGAAAGATCTTTCAATGAGGACCTAAAAAATGAACACTTCAGATCATGTGATACATTGCGTCAAAACTGTTGGAAGTTTGAATAGAAAACTAAGGTTTTCCTTAGTCTCACCTTGGTTGAACACAAGAAGTTGATACACTTTATAAGATTTAGTTcctctttattttaaaatggaTTGAACTTGGGTTGGTTGCGATTAGGCTAAAATTGAATAAGAGCAATTTTTCTGTAGTTTTGGTCTCATGACAAAATGGGCAAAAACTCAAGCCCTCGCATTTCTGCAGATTTGGTCTCAAGACAAAACTGCATAAATTTGAATTAGCGTGGCTCTTGGGCTCTGatgtttaaatttgaaaatcaaattaaaactatCTTTTTACAGCAGTTGCAACTGCTCATGAAAGGTTATCTAGATGTCTTTAAATAGCCAACCCTATTACAGAAGTAGGAATTGAATCATCACTCACAAAGTCACTCACTATTTGatagagaaagaacaaatataGTTCGCTAGTGTTCAAAATCCAAGTGCCCGGATTTTGAATTATTGATAGTTATATCTTGGGGACAGACGCCTGATGAACTACAAGGCATGAGTGTAGGGCAAAATTTTGTAatcataataaaaaagaaatagaaaaacagaAGGCCACCGTACTTGCAGACTAGTTCTTCAGTTGACGCACTTGCATTACAAAACCTAGAAAGTACAAGTAcaatcaatatttattatcattattgttcattattcattcaaaaattatctctacaaaaaatcacttgaatccgatatcatttgaccacttaattaaattattgaaattcaaGTACTTTCTTTAAGCACCgtattcattaattttgttggTCCCAATTAGatgccttaatgattttcaatttacatgatttttttttttttgcggtAAAGATGATCTCTGAATGAAGATGTGAAAAATAGATagtttggattgttgaaaattttttCGTAAGGGACCTTAATATttaagggatccctcaataaaaatggactctatatatatatatatatatatatatatatatatatatatagcatgGAGTAGAAAACCTTTGTGGTTAATctataaagtaaaaaagataatgggtagttgtgttccataaaaataggacccattatccttatttaattaataatttcaatttttaatttttgcatTAACTATAAAgacattttctgatattttaaatgtttcatcattttctacttttgctatatatatagaataaaTTCTCTATGAATAAggatataataataaaaatatatataaaaggaaaaagctcGTGCACGAAGGAGATGCTAGTACTTATTATTTAAGGGCCAAATGATTATTGGTTTGGATAATTGCCTAAAATACATCAGCACTAAAGTCACTGATTGCATATATATTCTCCTATGCGGACATTATCATTCCGACGCTAtgtattttgtattatttCTCTCTATTTTATTACTTATTTATAATAGTATCTGTACGATAATAGCGTGAAGACATCCGAATAAGGGAAtaattgtgtatatatatatatatatatatagggatttgagggacaccctttagggtcccctacaaattttttttttaacgatcCAAATCATCtatctacattcatagatcatctttgcaaaaaattagataaatcaTAAACTGTTTTGATATCCAATTGTATTCTACAAAACCAATGAACACAATGCTTCAAGAAAGCacttaaaatttcaataattcaattgagtggtcaaatgatatcgaattcaagtgattttttgtagagatgatctttgaatgagtatctacaaaataaacGGTaagattagtgaaatacaatacagagTGGCCCTACAAGGGTGTTCCTCAAATATcttatttgaggaatccctcaaCTATTTCAGTGGTCCTAAAATGTCTTGGCAAAATAAATGTaagaaaaactaattaaataagacaATTGAAAAACCCTTTTGGTGGATAATCtgtaaaaactaaaaaagatGCTAAGACTCCTTTTATAAGTCATTAAAGAGGCATTGGTACGTTCTGGCCCTAGGATAGGGTAACCTCCCCTACCACATaacttttctttataaaaattaaaaattaagcATTATATACTGATTAATTTCCTGCCCACTCTATCATCTCCAATGATAAGAGTTTATATATCATGGTTGGGTTCTTCATGACAAATGTTGTGCTTAATTTAATGTAGCAAACCGTGTGAGAATCACTATAAttttattagggtaaattactcaaatagtTCTCAAACTTGTacgcgatttacattttggtccataaattaaattattagtccaaatggtacataaactctattttaatcgctcattcgatccaaccgttacattttctgttaaatgtaaccaaattttaggggcaaatacgacttttcataattaacaaataaaataggattaaaataaatacaaaattagaaaataattgaagaaaacgagaggaaaaaatcatgagacccaaaccccctcccttggatttcttctcccctatTCCAATTACTGCGTTCCTCCAAGCAACCAACAATTCCAAACTCCacaaaatctttgtgggtttcatcccatttttcattttgtccaAGTCCCTCCAAGGAATCCCAAATTCTAAATTCCCCAAAACCTTTCTGGGTTTCATctattttttggtttggttcaaGCCTTTCAATGCTTTGGACAATTTGCTTGATTGCTTTATCGCCGCTAATGCCAACTAACTTCCCAGCCAGCACAGTTTCCGGCTTTTCGGCTTTGGCATTGTTGTGGGTCTTCTTGTTTCGGGGTTTTGAGAAGTCAATGACTTCATggggttgaagaagaagaggaccCTTCATCCATGGAGCTGTGGGCGCTTTAATACAAGCATCTGTGCTTGAATTAGGCTCTGATGTAGCCTTTGAATTCGGGGTTGTCCTGGTGGAGCTGAGTGAGAGAGAATTGTGAGATTTTGAGGGAATTGGGTTAGTTGGTTTGGGGTTTTGTGGAGGTTTTGAGTTTAAGGCAGATGAGATGGGATTGTATGAATGGAATCGTGGGTTTGTTGGGAGGGGGAGAGGGTCTGGATGGCTATTGAGTTGGGGTTCTGGATTCGTTGGGATGGAGTTTGTGGaaaaatttttttcttttctttttctgtagTTGCTAGCTTGGGTGGAGGGTGGGGAGGAGCTGAGGTTTTGGGTTCATGGGGCCTGGGGTGGAGGGTGGTTGTTGGATGGGTTTGGGTGGAGAGTGGTTGTGGGATGGGTTTGGGGGTTGAAGCTTGAGGGTGGTGGCCATGGGGGaatatggagagagagagagagagagagagagagagagagagagagagagagagagagagagagagagatttttattttatttttcattatttttttatttttaacgtacgaaatgaccaatttgccctcatatttaacagcaatattgacagaatgtaacggttggatcaaatgggcgattaaaatagaatttatgtaccatttggactaataatttaatttagggaccaaaatgtaaatcgcgtACAAGTTAGatgaccatttgagtaatttacccacATTTGTTCCTATGACGACATCTTTGAATTTTACTAAAATCGAGTTTTATATATAGTAGTAGAGATTGCCAAGCTGTCATGAGAAAATATGTAATACTACTACTGTATTATTTTACACgcataacaagaaaaaagggtacatatatattttaattttttggtgtgtttttataaatgaaacatgttttgttgaagtaAAGACATAATGGCAACACTTCCTAGATCTTTTAAAACTATAAGGCAAGGCTTCAATTTTTCGATGTGAGATTCGCATTCTCACttttaaaaacataattattttatgttaCTGCAttattttgtatgtttttagttaaaatttaatacTCTCTAATTATATGTAAATGTTATATATGTCTTTTCATATAGGTAGTGAATCTATAGTTTTtgctagatttttttttataagaatgTGTTGTCCAAATTCACAATGAGACAACATAAAAGAATTATGTTTTTAGAGGTGAGAGTGCGAATCTCACATCAGAAAATTGAAGCCTTGccttataattttaaaagatCTAGGACCTCTCCCTCCTGGCTAATTTCGTTTTGAGTTGGATGAGACTAATTAACAACCTCCATTATCTCCAGCTTGAACATTAATCTTATATTGTACATTCATATGAGTGATAGGTctaaaattctctctctctctctctctctctctctctctctctctctctctcaatctgtgtgtagacaaagaaattttggtgtaataaattccattgacaagaaaataattagggttcggtggattaaatcgtgggccccgtaattcgcccatgtggcgtgtgactcatcaaaatcggtttagttgtcaaaaatgacaaatggcgacatccgacggagtgcatcaaacggttcaagatgaagacaaaattaaaggaaagaatcttctgtgattgactttgatttaaatcaaatattaatcaggttaatcaattgaagataatctggttaaattgccagattatgggaattgatttaaatcaaatcaaatcccacaaatcaaggagttatttaggtcaagcatccgacaaaagcctataaataggaggcctcaagacgaaagaagaGGTCGgagaaaaaaacctagcactcagaagaaacagaaaactctctgcattcttcaccctaccttggaagagccaccaagcacaacaaatacgtgccggttccttcaccataaaaatcccaaacaccaaacaagcttcgtgctacccgtttgatcaagatcaagtctctacgacccttgtatcaaacacaaattttctttaaacactttggagatcgaatcagaggattcaatacagagattgtaaccctaaatttcataaatacaaatattattttgtacacgtgttcatGGTTGCCAAAACATGCATGCGTTTGATCACCACATTttcctaattaattatgaataaatTACGTTTGGTACTGTGATTAGCTCAAACCAAATTATAATGACATCTTAATCCATTGTTAACACGGATAAGtacttaaatttttaattgccAAATTATTTTACCTCTTTGGTGGCCTCCCTTTCCATTATAGTTTGTGCAGTCGAACAAGATAATATTAGAAATAACAAAGCTGACTAATGAACACGTTATAATTACAATTcagaaataataatgaaaatctTCGAAGATGCTTCTAATGATGATTATGAACAAAATGATACTTGACTTCTCTAATTAATGGCGCGAGAGACCAAAAATCTGTgtgaaaattatttaataaattaaaaagaaattataaatcCTCACGCACCCATAAGTAAAACCCTTTGCCGTCTTGATTAAGAAAGGTCAAAGCAGTTAGCTAGGAACATTCTGTCCAGGGCTTCCTATATTTGACATAAAATAGATCTAAGCAACTAGGACGGTACCACAAATCCAAGATTAGATCTTGGCACTTGCAAAATATGCAAATGGTTATGTGAATTCTAACATTCTTTCGATATGTGGCATCACTTATTCACTTTACAACACaatattcttttatttctcaATCTTGTATAAATCAAGTTTTCTCATCACCAATTATAAACAATTATGTATCTATCTCTCTCATCGCATAACTTATTATCTATGAGAAAAACAATCATGTTCTTGTTTACAAAACGTATTTGTGGACACAAATATATGTGCCCTTTCCActtctatttattttaagtaGTGCCAGTTTGCCAAAACTTTCAGAGGCAGGGTATGGAGCCGCAAAACAAAAGGCCTTATAAGTGAAAAACATGCAAGTAAGTACGTACTGGTGTGTACAATCGATTCAGGCTATCTTTACGCGTAGAAGTTGACGAACTTTTCCAAGGAAAGACAAGAGGAAACTTCCTAACAGAGACGAGAGGCATTTAATTAGAACTAATAATTGTACCGTCCACCCTTCAACCCTTGCTGCTTTGCACGATATGATCTTGCTGTAGGTCTGGTATTTAATACTAAAAACTCTGAGTACTTATGTTAATGAATAAAAATcttagcatatatatatatatatatacaaatccTTATGATTGAAAAGAATTGAAATCATATTGTCCTTGGTTTGAGAATCTGATAAGTATAGTTAGTTTTGATTATTGGGTTGCCcacatcaaaaaatttagtcttcatcatctctagcTATGTGTACAGTACGCGTACTGTGAAGAGTCAAATGATAAAttcccaaaatagttttgcatgtaattgttaacatgtcAACCATATGGATATGAGATTGCTTGAAGTTGCCCATAAgcaaaattatttgaagattGGATCTCGGATTCTTTCAATGAGCCATTCGATTCCATCCCAAATGTATGGGATAGGGAAAGAGTTGGTTTTGCGTATAACAAAGTCATGAATAGTGTGGTGGATAAGGCGTTGAAGGAAGAATGGAAGTGGCACATGTTGGAATCCCATGTGCGCACGCGGATAagcctttttattatttatttctacTCCATGTCCATATTGCAATATTATCGCGATATATTGACCAAATGTTGATGATGATTGAAGGagattattgatatttttcagTCCTTGGATGCATGTTATAATGGTTGAAACTTGGATTAACTTGAGCATGCATTGCTTATCattgttaatttgttgttattattatttctgtTGTTATTTTGTCAAttgggagagaaaaagaggagGTTGGTcaaatatctctttttgccTCCCACTCTCTGGGCAAAGGGGAATTGGGATAAATAAGTCGACTACGAAATTCTTGACTGATTTTattccttatatatatatacatatatttttttttttttggtacggactttattattatattcGTTGACCCTCTACAATTctaagtttattttttggtgccATGTACAATTCTGATTGGTTGACTTCGCTGTTCTTCAACttattttttaagaatttttgtatGTGGCATGCTCTTAATGAATATTTAATCAGTTGACATCAGTGTTTTCTCCTTATACTTTTCTTTCAAATCGTTTTTTGTATGGGGCTTATTACTATTAaatcggttttttttttttttctggtctAATATTATTAGGGTGACTCTATGATcctatattttccttttttcaaataaaaaatagttgacTTCCTTGTTCTCAACATTTTTATAAGCAAGTTGACATTGcactgttttttttaaggttCTACAACCAATCAACTTCAGAGTTCACCGCTttgggaggaggaggaagaaccTCCCTTCTAACATTAACTATACCTGTGAGCCAATAGCATGAAGAAATCTGGAAGTCATCTATTGGTTCTCTGTTGTCTGGTGCCATGGACAGTGATGTGATACCAGAAGAAAATTCCCAAAATGCCAACAGTAAAGCCATCCCCAGGCAGCAGGAATTTATCTGTGTTGTGATTGAACTTTTGATTTAAACTCAAGTTGATTTTTTGTCAAATGCAGTAGAAGGGAACAGTATGTATTAATTAAGATTTGCTAATGCATATCTTTTAATTTGTAGTGCCACATCTTTTTATCTGAAATTAATCCATAGCACTCACTTACATAACCTTAAGATCATCACTGTGACATGCACCATCCATTGCAATAATCACGTCTGTCCAACAATTCTTACAACTCCAATTTTCAATTAGGATTTAATCTAACACCGATAATGTCTCTAACTTAACCATTTAGGTACATCAAAGTTACAACTTCAATAAACTCAAAGAAGTGTAGGGTTTTTAACTTAATAGGCGCCACTGTATTAGTAGTGGATCACTGATCGAATGTATTGTGTCATCTTCTCGAAATGAGATTAATCTATCCACATCCATGACTTGTATTGAGTCACACAGTTACTGACGTTGAGAGTGCCAGACAGACTAAAGTCCACAACTGTCATTTTTCATATGATGTAAAGTACTTCGGTTTCTGTTTTGACATATTAATGTTGTTTTAATATTGACCAATATTTAATTCATAATGATTGCCATTGAAGTTGGTCACTCTCTTAGCTGTAAGGCCCCATCAAGGTCGACTGCTGCAGATCGTATAAAGATTCCTGACTATTTCATGTCCCTGGTATTTGATTGGTAGTTAAAGAATTGATAAGTGAAAGTCTATTTGGAATTCAAACCTGGGTTTGGCTTATCCTGTCTATAAATATGTCCCCCATTCATCTTTGTCCTAGAGCATCAAACAAGTCTAGCTTTCTTCACAATCATCACCAAAGCAAAAAAGACTGctctatatacatataaatatctGATATGGAATCTGTAGTGGGCATGGAAGATGCTGGATGGAGCTCAAATGGTGGAATGTACACCTCTGATGAGGAGGCAGATTTCATGTCTCAGTTGCTTGCTAACTGTTCTGTCACAAATGAGATGAATGAGGCTTCAAGCTCTTCAATTCCATTTGCAATTTGTCCAAGCCATGGATATTCAACAACTAACAGGGAAGACATTGATCAAGGATCGCattattattcagattttGCTAATCTCTATTTTTCAAATGGGATTGATACTTATGGTACTGCCAATAATGGAAACTACTACACCAGTGACTCTCACCAAATTATGCCAACAAATTACCATAACTCCGAGACGTCTCGAGGTCTTTGGGATGCCAATGGTGTCAACTTGTTCCTCAGTCAAGGTGAACAATTCGGCATGGATCATCACCAAGAATTGAGAAATGGCAATGTGGAAGAGCACTCTAACACAAACCAGACAGGAGCTGCTTTTTCTGAAAATCTTCTGCAGCTTAAAAGGCAATCTCAGCATGAGATGAGAATAAGGGAACCGGAGATGGAAATTGAAGTTATGGTGCCTGAGAATTCTAAGAAAAGGCCTTGCAGTTCAGTAGAAGTAAGTATACACGATAAATTTATGTGTTGCTCTTTTATGCACTTGGTGATGAttacttttttcctttttctttttaaggaAATGGGTTATGCGAGCAGCATATCTAATCATAATTGAATGACCAAATGTTTCAGgttcaaaagaagaagaggaatgTGAAGTCGAAGAAGGGTCAGAAGCCGGTCTTAACCGGAGACATTGAAGATAATGATGCTAGCACCAAAGGGCAGAGCTCAAGCAGTACTAGCTGCTCAGGGGATGAGGACTCCAATGCTTCTCATCAGGATCTGAGTGGAGGCGTGAGCCCTTCAAGCTTAAGTCCAAAAGGGCTTGAAGATCTGAACttgaattgcaaaaaaaagGCCAGTAGGGGATCAGCAACTGATTCCCAAAGCATATATGCAAGGGTAAGCCCATAATCCAAATGCTGATATATTGACCACACTAGCAAACTCATTCTTTGAAAATGTGCTTCCTATTTATCAATATGAAACTGATTTTCTACATGAATCTTgcagaaaagaagagaaaaaataaacgaGAGGCTGAGAATTTTGCAGAACCTTGTACCTAATGGCACAAAGGTTAGCAGCATATATATACTTCAATTGTAGCAGATTTGATGTGACTTTTGTAAGAGCTAATGTAAGTTGGTTTATTTTTGGTAATGCAGGTTGATATCAGCACCATGCTTGAGGAGGCTGTCCAGTATGTGAAGTTCTTACAGCTTCAGATCAAGGtaataacaaaagaaagagaaaagaatgTTCGACATTCCACATTGGATGAAGTTTAAATCTAAGTAGGAATTTCCATTTGATGatctaataataattttatttcggTTTTCGATTTTGCAGCTCTTAAGCTCTGATGATATGTGGATGTATGCTCCTATCGTTCACAATGGAATAAACATCGGAATTGACTTGAACTCTTGAAGCTAATCAATCGGAGACGGTCATAGAATGTAGTAGGAGGTGGACCTGCTGTTATAACGGAACAGAGTCTGTGGACTATGCATGGTTAACTGAGGGCATTGTTTGAAATAAAGGCACACAAAGTGCTCAAATAGCAACTTGTTAGaataaaaccaaattgaaaatgtgattagtaccaaaaaataaataaactagtATATATCTGTAATTGTATTAATACACAATACATTCAAAATTAGACTACTGATAAGGGTTGTAATCTGTAAGAGTCCCTGTGTTTCACATTTGATGTGAgcaggaaaaaggaaaagggaagATCCATGCTTGAATTAATTTTCTCTTGCAATA
Proteins encoded:
- the LOC117638530 gene encoding transcription factor bHLH85-like; its protein translation is MESVVGMEDAGWSSNGGMYTSDEEADFMSQLLANCSVTNEMNEASSSSIPFAICPSHGYSTTNREDIDQGSHYYSDFANLYFSNGIDTYGTANNGNYYTSDSHQIMPTNYHNSETSRGLWDANGVNLFLSQGEQFGMDHHQELRNGNVEEHSNTNQTGAAFSENLLQLKRQSQHEMRIREPEMEIEVMVPENSKKRPCSSVEVQKKKRNVKSKKGQKPVLTGDIEDNDASTKGQSSSSTSCSGDEDSNASHQDLSGGVSPSSLSPKGLEDLNLNCKKKASRGSATDSQSIYARKRREKINERLRILQNLVPNGTKVDISTMLEEAVQYVKFLQLQIKLLSSDDMWMYAPIVHNGINIGIDLNS